A part of Lacibacter sp. H407 genomic DNA contains:
- the panB gene encoding 3-methyl-2-oxobutanoate hydroxymethyltransferase, with translation MSVNKEIKRVTTNTLQKMKENGEKISMITAYDFSFAKLFDAAGIDVILVGDSASNVMAGHETTLPITLDQMIYHAQSVLRGIHRCLVVVDLPFGTYQSNSDIALASAIRIMKETGAHAIKLEGGEEAVESIKRIVAAGIPVMGHLGLTPQSIYKFGTYTVRAKEEDEANKLRNDALLLQQAGCFATVLEKIPAALAKEVSVNIQIPTIGIGAGNDCDGQVLVMHDMLGINTEFKPRFLRKYLNLHEQITTAVQQYIGDVKSGDFPNEKESY, from the coding sequence ATGTCTGTCAATAAAGAGATCAAACGTGTTACCACAAACACGCTGCAAAAAATGAAAGAGAACGGTGAAAAAATTTCAATGATCACCGCTTATGATTTTTCGTTTGCCAAACTGTTTGATGCAGCAGGGATTGATGTAATACTTGTGGGCGACAGTGCCAGCAATGTAATGGCCGGGCACGAAACAACTTTGCCGATCACGTTAGATCAAATGATCTATCATGCACAATCAGTTTTACGGGGTATTCATCGCTGTTTAGTGGTGGTTGATCTGCCGTTTGGTACGTATCAGTCCAACTCAGATATTGCATTGGCTTCTGCTATCCGCATTATGAAAGAAACAGGTGCACATGCCATCAAACTCGAAGGAGGTGAAGAAGCGGTTGAATCGATTAAACGCATAGTTGCGGCAGGTATTCCGGTAATGGGACATTTAGGATTAACACCACAATCGATCTATAAATTCGGCACGTACACAGTTCGTGCAAAGGAAGAAGACGAAGCGAATAAATTACGTAACGATGCATTGTTGTTACAGCAAGCCGGTTGCTTTGCCACGGTGTTGGAAAAAATTCCTGCTGCACTGGCCAAAGAAGTATCAGTAAACATACAGATCCCTACGATCGGAATTGGAGCCGGCAATGATTGCGACGGACAAGTATTGGTGATGCATGATATGCTCGGCATCAACACAGAATTTAAACCAAGATTTCTACGAAAATATTTAAACCTTCATGAGCAGATCACCACTGCAGTTCAACAATATATTGGTGATGTAAAGAGCGGTGATTTTCCAAATGAAAAAGAATCGTACTAA
- a CDS encoding lysylphosphatidylglycerol synthase transmembrane domain-containing protein, with protein MLKKRIILAVQFLFFLGLGLFLVWWMARGIDDKGWAQIKVSLQQANYWLFVPVFAMLLLSHYVRALRWKILMEPLGYKPGTFNVFNAVMIGYLANLAFPRLGEVLKCTLLARYEKVAPDKLVGTIVAERAIDLVCLITAFVITILLQIDTVGTYALDLLKGIFKGKGDGFSWLRLGMILGITASFILVCYWLLSRFAHIRIIQRIKNVIKGIWHGLNSVRYIKQRRLFLVHTVLIWTLYFLSSRVGFYAMEEVSHLGTREAFSILSFGSIGMIATQGGIGAYQFIVQEILMLYGLSQITGFTFGWILWIAQTLVILLGGLVCFILLPVLNRKRNESNETHFPENT; from the coding sequence ATGCTGAAGAAACGAATCATCCTCGCTGTACAGTTCTTATTTTTCCTCGGGCTTGGATTGTTTCTGGTATGGTGGATGGCCCGTGGTATTGATGACAAAGGTTGGGCACAAATAAAAGTTTCGTTACAACAAGCCAACTACTGGCTTTTCGTTCCTGTATTTGCGATGCTTCTGCTCAGTCATTATGTACGTGCTCTGCGTTGGAAAATATTAATGGAACCATTGGGTTATAAACCCGGCACTTTTAATGTATTCAATGCCGTTATGATCGGTTATCTCGCCAACCTTGCATTTCCCCGTTTGGGTGAGGTGCTGAAATGTACATTGCTTGCACGTTACGAAAAAGTGGCTCCCGATAAATTAGTTGGTACTATCGTAGCTGAACGTGCCATTGATCTGGTTTGTTTGATCACTGCATTTGTGATTACGATTCTTTTGCAGATCGATACTGTTGGAACCTATGCACTGGATCTGCTGAAAGGAATTTTCAAGGGCAAAGGAGATGGCTTTTCGTGGTTGCGACTTGGTATGATATTGGGCATTACTGCTTCTTTCATCCTTGTTTGTTATTGGCTCCTCTCCCGTTTTGCACACATCCGTATTATTCAACGTATCAAGAATGTGATCAAAGGCATCTGGCATGGCCTAAACAGTGTGCGGTATATTAAACAACGTCGTTTATTCCTTGTTCATACTGTGCTTATCTGGACATTATATTTCTTAAGCAGTCGGGTTGGTTTTTATGCGATGGAAGAAGTATCGCACCTTGGTACACGTGAAGCATTTTCCATTTTATCGTTTGGCAGCATTGGGATGATCGCTACGCAAGGCGGTATTGGTGCGTATCAATTTATTGTACAGGAGATATTGATGCTCTATGGCCTCTCACAAATTACAGGCTTTACTTTCGGATGGATCTTGTGGATCGCTCAAACATTGGTGATCTTATTGGGTGGCCTGGTTTGCTTTATTCTTTTGCCCGTTCTAAATCGTAAACGCAATGAAAGCAACGAAACACATTTTCCAGAAAATACTTAA
- a CDS encoding Ppx/GppA phosphatase family protein, protein MKLAAIDIGSNAARLLITEVDENEKGPPQFNKLNLIRVPLRLGFDVFETGAIPKGKINKVIETIKAYKHLLSIYDVQYLKACATSAMRDATNADDIIRKVKMETGIEIRVISGDEEASYIYENHIAENLNKDHSYLYIDVGGGSTELTFFNAGKLVFKESFNIGTIRLLKGHVKELQWDELKDFIKLGVKGKSDIIAIGSGGNINKVFSLSKRKEGKPLPLELLRDYFKEFSSVSLEERMKLYKLREDRADVILPALQIYINVMRWAGIEEIYVPKIGLADGLVHMLYDEVISKKFNTSTLVL, encoded by the coding sequence TTGAAACTGGCCGCCATTGATATAGGAAGTAACGCCGCCCGACTGCTCATTACCGAAGTGGATGAAAATGAGAAAGGGCCTCCTCAGTTTAATAAACTCAATTTGATACGTGTTCCACTGCGTTTGGGATTTGATGTATTTGAAACCGGTGCTATTCCAAAAGGAAAGATCAATAAGGTAATTGAAACTATCAAGGCTTACAAACATCTGCTCAGTATTTATGATGTACAATATTTAAAAGCCTGCGCCACTTCTGCCATGCGTGATGCAACCAATGCAGATGATATTATCCGCAAAGTAAAAATGGAAACAGGTATTGAAATACGTGTGATCAGCGGAGATGAAGAGGCTTCTTATATTTACGAAAACCATATTGCCGAAAACTTAAATAAAGATCACTCCTATTTATACATCGATGTAGGTGGTGGAAGTACCGAACTTACATTTTTCAATGCAGGTAAACTTGTTTTTAAAGAATCCTTTAATATCGGTACAATCCGTTTATTGAAAGGCCATGTAAAAGAACTGCAGTGGGATGAGTTGAAAGATTTTATTAAGCTGGGTGTAAAAGGCAAGAGCGATATTATTGCAATCGGCTCTGGTGGTAACATCAACAAAGTATTTTCATTATCGAAACGAAAGGAAGGTAAACCTCTCCCACTCGAATTACTGCGTGATTATTTTAAAGAGTTCAGCAGCGTATCGCTGGAAGAAAGAATGAAACTGTACAAACTTCGTGAAGACCGTGCTGACGTAATTCTTCCTGCACTGCAGATCTACATCAATGTAATGCGGTGGGCAGGCATTGAAGAGATCTATGTACCAAAAATTGGTTTGGCCGATGGGTTGGTGCATATGTTATACGATGAAGTAATAAGTAAGAAATTCAATACGTCAACTCTAGTTTTGTAA
- a CDS encoding pyridoxal phosphate-dependent aminotransferase, translating to MKLSSLLSRFSEPETLKMAKLGRELRAKGVDVIDLSLGEPDFDTPTHIKDSAKKAVDDNYSHYTPVPGYVDLREAVCVKLKRDNGLDYKPENIVVSTGAKQSLANIILATVDVGEEVIIPAPFWVTYSELVKIAGGVPVILPTKMENKYKITAAELEASITAKSKVFLFSSPCNPSGSVYTKEELKSLADVFANHPDIFIISDEIYEYINFVGKHESIAQFDAIKDQVIIVNGLSKGYAMTGYRLGYIAANVDVAKACEKLQGQFTSGTNAVTQRAAIDALVGDQAPTVAMTKEFERRKKRVMELISEVPGWKVAEPDGAFYVFPQVSYYFGKSDGTNQINDADDLCMYLLNVANVSTVTGRAFGTPDCIRLSFANSLEKIEEAYKRIKAALANLK from the coding sequence ATGAAACTTTCTTCTCTGTTAAGCAGGTTCAGTGAACCGGAAACGTTGAAAATGGCAAAGCTCGGCCGTGAATTAAGAGCAAAGGGTGTGGATGTGATTGACCTTAGTTTAGGTGAACCCGATTTTGATACACCAACACATATTAAAGATTCTGCAAAAAAAGCGGTAGATGATAACTATAGTCATTATACCCCGGTACCGGGCTATGTTGATTTACGTGAGGCAGTTTGTGTAAAATTAAAACGTGATAACGGACTTGATTATAAACCGGAGAACATTGTTGTTTCAACAGGTGCAAAGCAAAGTTTGGCAAACATTATTTTAGCAACAGTTGATGTTGGCGAAGAAGTAATTATTCCTGCACCATTCTGGGTTACTTATTCTGAATTGGTAAAAATTGCCGGAGGTGTTCCGGTTATTCTTCCAACCAAAATGGAAAACAAATACAAGATCACTGCTGCTGAACTGGAAGCATCGATCACTGCAAAAAGCAAAGTGTTTTTGTTTTCATCGCCATGCAATCCCTCAGGATCGGTTTATACAAAAGAAGAGTTGAAAAGCCTGGCGGATGTATTTGCCAATCATCCAGACATCTTCATTATTTCTGATGAGATCTATGAGTACATCAACTTCGTAGGAAAACACGAAAGCATTGCACAGTTTGATGCTATTAAAGATCAAGTGATCATCGTAAACGGCCTGAGTAAAGGTTATGCCATGACGGGTTACCGTTTAGGCTATATTGCTGCTAATGTGGATGTAGCAAAAGCCTGCGAAAAATTACAAGGTCAGTTTACAAGCGGTACCAATGCTGTTACACAACGGGCAGCGATCGATGCTTTAGTAGGCGATCAGGCACCAACAGTAGCGATGACCAAAGAATTTGAGCGCAGAAAAAAACGTGTAATGGAACTGATCAGCGAAGTACCGGGCTGGAAAGTTGCGGAACCCGATGGCGCATTTTATGTGTTTCCGCAAGTGAGTTATTACTTTGGAAAATCAGATGGCACCAATCAAATCAACGATGCAGATGATCTTTGTATGTACCTGTTGAATGTAGCAAATGTGTCAACTGTTACAGGTCGTGCATTTGGAACACCGGATTGTATTCGTTTATCATTTGCCAACAGTTTGGAAAAAATTGAAGAAGCATATAAGCGGATCAAAGCTGCGCTGGCTAATTTGAAATAA
- the rfaE2 gene encoding D-glycero-beta-D-manno-heptose 1-phosphate adenylyltransferase — MKATKHIFQKILNAHQLQQELMRWRKFSKKIAFTNGCFDILHAGHIHSLVQAASFADVLIVGLNSDASTKRLKGDNRPVNNEQNRALLLASLVMVDAVVLFDEDTPFELISSVMPDVMVKGGDYTIDTIVGAKEVIANGGTVEIIQLVEGLSTTSLIQKIERL; from the coding sequence ATGAAAGCAACGAAACACATTTTCCAGAAAATACTTAATGCACATCAGCTTCAACAGGAACTGATGCGCTGGCGCAAATTCAGTAAGAAGATCGCCTTTACAAATGGCTGTTTCGACATACTTCATGCCGGTCATATTCATTCGCTGGTGCAGGCAGCATCGTTTGCGGATGTGTTGATCGTTGGACTCAACAGCGATGCTTCCACCAAGCGATTAAAAGGCGATAACCGTCCGGTGAATAATGAACAAAACCGTGCGTTGTTGCTGGCTTCGCTGGTAATGGTTGATGCGGTAGTTTTGTTTGATGAAGACACTCCTTTTGAATTGATCTCCTCGGTTATGCCCGATGTAATGGTAAAAGGTGGCGATTACACAATTGATACAATTGTTGGCGCAAAAGAGGTAATTGCTAATGGTGGTACGGTGGAAATAATTCAACTGGTGGAAGGTTTATCAACCACATCACTCATTCAAAAAATTGAACGGCTTTAA
- the panD gene encoding aspartate 1-decarboxylase, with translation MEIEVLKSKIHRLTITEANLHYVGSLTLDEDLMDAANMIEYEKIQVVNVNNGNRLETYLIKGKRGSGVCCLNGPAARQGSVGDVVIIISYATMDFEKAKSFTPWVVFPKESNKL, from the coding sequence ATGGAAATTGAAGTATTAAAGTCGAAAATTCATCGGCTTACGATTACAGAAGCCAACCTGCACTATGTTGGCAGCCTTACATTGGATGAAGACCTGATGGACGCCGCCAATATGATCGAGTATGAAAAAATTCAGGTGGTGAATGTAAATAACGGGAATCGTCTTGAAACCTACCTCATAAAAGGAAAACGTGGAAGTGGTGTTTGTTGTTTGAACGGACCGGCTGCCCGTCAAGGTTCTGTGGGAGATGTGGTAATTATCATATCTTACGCAACCATGGATTTTGAAAAAGCGAAAAGCTTTACACCATGGGTTGTGTTTCCGAAAGAATCAAATAAACTTTAG
- the ppk1 gene encoding polyphosphate kinase 1 has protein sequence MASEKRKTIVRDISWLSFNARVLQEANDPSVPLRERVRFLGIFSNNLDEFFRVRVATLKRMAEFGEKAKDKMHMEKNPQQILEQIQDIVLQQQNEFNRIWAQMQQELKKEKIFLVTEKQLNRDQKKFVETFFDEEVRQEVIPLMIEGNPQTPYLRERSLYLAVAMTTKSNAYKKKYALIEIPAKFKRRFVKLPSPAGQHYIILMEDVIRHCLPKIFSFMGFDDYSAHIIKVTKDAELDMDADVSTSLIQKIEKGLKNRRKAKPVRFIYDKEIDAGLLEYLIRRLHLTRRDNIIPGGRIHNFRHFMDFPGDVFKVKHERKKPFPHPVLRKTIRVTDEIIRQDLLMHFPYHSFDVVIELLREAAMDPDVNEIKITAYRLAENSKVINALVNAARNGKKVTVMLELRARFDEEANLEWKEKLEEEGVRVLLGVPNIKVHAKLCVIKKRFNNKTVQYGFVSTGNLNESTSRVYGDHCLLTSNRKIMADINRIFTYLEYPVLSRVKYLRQCKTLLVCPTSMRRQLLVLIDNEIKNARKGLNALIILKMNSLSDEQLIDKLSEAAKAGVEIKLIVRGIFCMLTESSKFKVQPVAISIVDQYLEHSRVLIFHNNGKEKVYLSSADWMIRNLDHRIEAAVEITNKGIQEELKECINIQLKDNVKARILDNNLLNAYVKRKGKTVRSQVEIYNFLHQKILKQLETGRH, from the coding sequence ATGGCATCAGAAAAACGCAAGACGATTGTTCGAGATATTAGTTGGTTATCTTTTAATGCAAGGGTATTGCAGGAAGCCAATGATCCTTCTGTTCCGCTTCGTGAACGGGTTCGTTTTCTTGGTATTTTTTCCAACAACTTAGATGAGTTTTTCCGTGTTCGTGTAGCCACGCTTAAGCGCATGGCTGAGTTTGGCGAAAAAGCCAAAGACAAAATGCACATGGAAAAAAATCCACAGCAAATTCTGGAGCAGATTCAAGACATTGTATTGCAGCAGCAAAACGAGTTCAACCGCATTTGGGCACAAATGCAACAGGAGTTGAAGAAAGAAAAAATATTTCTCGTTACAGAGAAGCAATTGAACCGGGATCAAAAAAAGTTTGTTGAAACTTTTTTTGATGAAGAAGTGCGGCAGGAAGTGATTCCATTGATGATCGAGGGCAATCCGCAAACGCCCTATCTCCGTGAACGTTCGTTGTACTTGGCAGTAGCCATGACCACAAAATCGAATGCTTACAAAAAAAAGTATGCATTAATTGAAATACCGGCCAAGTTCAAACGCCGTTTTGTAAAACTCCCCTCGCCTGCCGGTCAGCACTATATCATTTTGATGGAAGACGTTATTCGTCATTGTTTGCCAAAGATATTTTCCTTCATGGGCTTTGACGATTACAGTGCGCATATCATCAAAGTAACAAAAGATGCGGAGCTGGATATGGATGCTGATGTAAGTACATCACTCATTCAAAAAATTGAAAAAGGACTAAAGAACCGTCGGAAAGCAAAACCGGTACGCTTCATATATGATAAAGAAATTGATGCAGGTTTGTTGGAGTATTTGATCCGCCGCTTGCATCTTACACGACGAGACAATATCATCCCGGGAGGCCGTATTCATAATTTCCGTCATTTTATGGATTTCCCCGGCGATGTATTTAAAGTAAAGCACGAACGGAAAAAACCATTCCCCCACCCTGTTCTTCGAAAAACGATCCGTGTAACGGACGAAATTATACGCCAGGATTTGTTGATGCATTTCCCGTATCATTCATTTGATGTGGTGATCGAATTGTTACGAGAGGCTGCGATGGATCCCGATGTAAACGAGATCAAGATAACGGCATATCGACTGGCAGAAAATTCCAAAGTGATCAATGCATTGGTAAACGCTGCACGTAATGGAAAGAAAGTAACGGTGATGCTTGAATTACGTGCCCGTTTTGATGAAGAAGCAAATCTTGAATGGAAAGAAAAACTGGAGGAAGAAGGTGTACGTGTATTGCTGGGTGTACCCAATATTAAAGTGCATGCTAAGCTTTGTGTGATCAAGAAAAGATTCAATAACAAAACGGTACAATATGGATTTGTGAGCACAGGAAATTTGAACGAGAGTACGTCCAGAGTATATGGCGATCATTGTTTGCTTACTTCCAACCGGAAGATCATGGCCGATATCAACCGCATCTTTACATACCTCGAGTATCCTGTATTAAGCAGGGTCAAATATTTGCGTCAATGTAAAACATTGTTGGTTTGTCCGACCAGCATGCGTCGCCAGTTGCTGGTGCTCATTGATAACGAAATTAAAAATGCACGGAAAGGATTGAATGCTTTGATCATTCTTAAAATGAATAGCCTGAGCGATGAACAATTGATCGATAAATTATCGGAAGCTGCAAAGGCAGGTGTAGAGATCAAGCTCATAGTGCGTGGTATTTTTTGTATGCTTACCGAAAGCAGTAAGTTTAAAGTACAGCCGGTTGCCATCAGTATTGTTGATCAATACCTGGAGCATAGCCGTGTGTTGATATTTCACAACAATGGCAAAGAGAAAGTTTATCTATCTTCGGCAGACTGGATGATTCGTAATCTTGATCACCGGATTGAAGCTGCTGTTGAAATAACCAACAAAGGCATTCAGGAGGAGTTGAAAGAATGCATCAACATTCAGTTAAAAGATAATGTAAAAGCGAGGATACTGGATAACAACCTGTTGAATGCATATGTAAAACGGAAAGGAAAGACGGTGCGTTCACAGGTGGAGATCTATAATTTCCTCCACCAAAAAATTCTGAAACAACTTGAAACTGGCCGCCATTGA
- a CDS encoding DUF4397 domain-containing protein yields the protein MNKLLLCIVLMIIFASCKKDQVPGTTTDVLLINASPNSGALELLQNQRSIGQLNYVTGLQPTVSYTTLDSGFNNYKLKKGTAELASWLFTNTGRKLSFFVSDSTAQSSLKYFFLTDNLDTVGLGKRSKIRLVHLSPDADTVDIVTTRPINPAEDSVVMASKIYAGTYNQSEILSTAAFQNFYADSIVYVKIRKRSNNNIVKLYQFNFEKGGVYSLLLKGYLARGGADSLSLSIIRHN from the coding sequence ATGAATAAATTGCTTTTATGTATTGTGTTGATGATCATATTTGCGTCCTGCAAAAAAGATCAGGTGCCCGGTACAACAACCGATGTATTGCTGATCAATGCTTCGCCCAATTCGGGCGCTCTTGAACTGTTGCAAAACCAGCGGTCGATCGGACAACTCAATTATGTAACAGGTCTTCAGCCCACAGTTAGTTACACAACACTCGACAGTGGTTTCAATAATTATAAACTGAAAAAAGGTACCGCCGAACTTGCAAGTTGGTTGTTTACCAATACAGGTAGAAAACTATCTTTTTTTGTGAGTGATTCGACTGCACAATCATCTCTTAAGTATTTTTTTCTCACAGATAACCTTGATACTGTCGGGTTGGGGAAGAGATCAAAAATAAGATTGGTACACCTTAGTCCGGATGCTGATACAGTTGACATTGTAACAACCCGTCCTATCAACCCTGCAGAAGATTCTGTAGTGATGGCTTCCAAAATTTATGCAGGCACCTACAACCAATCAGAGATTCTTTCAACAGCTGCGTTTCAAAATTTTTATGCAGATTCGATTGTGTATGTAAAAATCAGGAAACGCAGCAACAACAACATTGTAAAACTTTATCAATTCAATTTTGAAAAGGGGGGCGTGTATTCGCTGTTGCTGAAGGGATACCTGGCACGTGGCGGAGCAGATTCGTTATCGCTTTCAATTATTCGGCATAACTAA
- the panC gene encoding pantoate--beta-alanine ligase codes for MLIFHTIQQLKQHLGLQQAKGRQVGFVPTMGALHAGHLSLIAQSKQEAGFTVCSIFVNPTQFNDPKDFEKYPVTIKADIELLLTAETDVLFLPSVQEIYPNESAEAEQYELGFLETVLEGKYRPGHFQGVCRVMHRLLTIVNADHLYMGQKDYQQCMVVSHLIQTKNIATKMHIAPTLREADGLAMSSRNMRLNEEQRTTAAAIFQTLSQMKVELKQGPLSDVKKRATAFLELKGFRVDYTELAHADTLALLDHWNGTDPVVAVIAAYLGEVRLIDNMVLTAAD; via the coding sequence ATGCTCATTTTTCATACGATTCAGCAGTTAAAACAGCATCTCGGGTTACAGCAGGCAAAGGGGAGGCAGGTTGGTTTTGTACCAACCATGGGTGCCCTCCATGCCGGGCATTTATCATTGATTGCACAAAGCAAGCAGGAAGCCGGTTTTACAGTATGCAGCATTTTTGTAAACCCCACCCAGTTTAATGACCCGAAGGATTTTGAAAAATATCCGGTCACGATCAAAGCTGATATTGAGTTGTTGCTGACAGCGGAAACGGACGTGCTCTTTCTTCCTTCCGTTCAGGAGATTTACCCGAATGAATCCGCAGAAGCTGAACAATATGAATTAGGCTTTTTGGAAACGGTACTTGAAGGCAAATACCGGCCGGGCCATTTTCAGGGTGTTTGCCGGGTAATGCATCGGTTGTTGACGATCGTGAATGCCGATCATTTATATATGGGGCAAAAAGATTATCAGCAGTGCATGGTGGTGTCGCATTTGATCCAAACAAAAAACATCGCCACAAAAATGCACATCGCTCCTACCCTTCGTGAAGCAGATGGGTTGGCGATGAGCAGCCGGAACATGCGATTAAATGAGGAACAACGAACTACTGCCGCGGCCATTTTTCAAACCCTTTCTCAAATGAAAGTTGAATTGAAACAAGGCCCTCTGTCGGATGTGAAAAAACGAGCCACAGCCTTTCTTGAATTAAAAGGATTTCGGGTTGATTATACCGAACTGGCGCATGCTGATACATTGGCGTTACTTGATCATTGGAACGGCACCGATCCCGTGGTAGCAGTAATTGCAGCGTATTTAGGCGAGGTTCGCCTGATCGATAATATGGTTTTGACTGCTGCTGATTAA